A genomic stretch from Shewanella woodyi ATCC 51908 includes:
- a CDS encoding AraC family transcriptional regulator, whose amino-acid sequence MSWDKENTFLNLVEVEQVISMFDLLPGVLFWIKDKNHNFVHANQAFIEHKEVRGLNQILGKNDYDFSPPHLAKQFIRDDKKILAGQTVTERLEMNMTQAGDPAWYATSKRPLSNQAGEIIGSYGITRHLQKQAMALSGVDAIKAPVDFVREHYSRHLAIEELAEVAHLSVSALERRFKKYLTKTPKQFINEVRLENARRLLVETDMPISQVGDATGFTDHSYFSKQFRLFFGELPSEFRKNYRLS is encoded by the coding sequence ATGAGCTGGGATAAAGAGAATACATTTCTCAATCTGGTTGAGGTAGAACAAGTGATCAGCATGTTCGACCTACTGCCAGGCGTGCTCTTTTGGATTAAGGATAAAAACCATAACTTTGTTCATGCGAACCAAGCCTTTATTGAACATAAAGAGGTGCGGGGACTCAATCAAATATTAGGGAAAAACGACTATGACTTCTCACCTCCCCATCTGGCTAAGCAGTTTATCCGTGATGATAAAAAAATCTTAGCGGGCCAAACTGTCACTGAACGCTTAGAGATGAACATGACACAAGCTGGCGATCCAGCTTGGTATGCCACCTCCAAACGTCCACTCTCAAATCAAGCGGGCGAGATCATAGGATCATATGGCATCACTCGACATCTGCAAAAACAGGCGATGGCACTCTCTGGCGTCGATGCCATCAAAGCCCCAGTGGACTTTGTGAGAGAGCACTACTCCCGACACCTCGCCATTGAAGAGTTAGCAGAGGTCGCTCACCTCTCTGTCAGCGCCTTAGAGAGGCGCTTTAAAAAATACCTCACTAAAACACCAAAGCAGTTTATCAATGAGGTTCGCCTTGAAAACGCACGAAGACTTTTAGTAGAAACCGATATGCCAATTTCGCAGGTAGGAGACGCAACAGGTTTTACCGATCACAGCTACTTCAGCAAACAGTTCAGGCTGTTTTTTGGCGAATTACCCTCAGAATTTAGAAAGAACTATCGCTTGTCGTAG